CGGCGTGCCGGGACGGCGACGGATCACGCGGCGGCGTACCGGCGTCCGGGCCGGGGCGAGGGCGGTCAGGTCGACCGGCCCGGATTCCGGGGCGGGGACGTGGCGGGTCATGGTCGGCAGCCACCGGCCCCGACCGAGGACCGCGCGCAGGTCGACGCGGTCGGCCACGTGCGGGGCGATCAGGTCCGGGTCGAGGTGACGCAGCTTCACCACCGTCCGGGCCAGAGCGGCAGCAGCGGCGGCGATCTCCACCAGCGCAGCCACCCGGACCGCGTCAGAGGGGACGGTGGTGTAGACCTCGCGGGCGACCCGGATACCGGGACCAGCGAGGCGCATCACCGTGCGGCGATGGGTGCGGCGGTGGGGGGCGGGGCGCGGGTTCCCGGCGATCCGGGCAGCCTTCGATACGGTGGGCATCAGCCCATCTCCTTCCAAGGAATTCGGGTGAGGCGCGGGGCGGGAGTCGTCTTGGCGGGTGAAGCCCGCCCCGCGCGTCCAGATCTGGTCAGGCCGCCTGCTTCACAGCGGCAGCCTCGGTCATCGCCCCGGCGCGGATCGACCACGCCTGACGCGCCCGGCACTTCCCCGAGCCCTTGCACCGCTGCGAATCCACGTACGGCGTCAGGGTCACGTCGGAGAACTGCACCGCCGGCGGGTAGCCCGGGATCTTCGACGCCGGCGGCACCGGCTGGACCGGGGCGGCGATCTTCACCTTGACTTCCTTGGTCCCGCCGAACTTCCCCGCCTCCGGGTCCAGGTCCAGGACCTTGACCACCCACAGCCGCTCGCCCGTGTCCTTGTCACGCGCCTGGTCGTCGCCCTGACCGCGCTTGTCGAAGTCCGTCACCGGCTCCACACCCAGGCACAACGCGCCCTGCGGGAAGACGTACTCGAACGGAACCGGAACCTTGATCGTGTTCGGGACTGCCACTGTCCACTCCTGTCTGCTGCCGCCGGCCTTCGGCCGGCTCTGGCGTTTGGCGCGGCTCGCGCCGCATGCCATCACGCTAGCCGCACTTTTAGTACGGGGCAACACTTTGAGTGCGGGAGATTGAAGATTGGGCATGGAAATCGCCCGCCACCAGCCGTGAAGGGTTGATAACGGGCGATTGGGTTGCAATCGAGGGCCGTCCTGCGTGGACGGTTGAATCAGCTCAGGCCAAGCCGGTCCGCAAGTTCGCGAAGGCCTGGCTCATCTGCCAGATCCGACCGCAGCATGTCCGTCATGAGCCGTTGCACTAGTGGGTGAGCCGGTGCTTGCTCCGGTGCTACCTCGACTGCGCGAGAAAGCGTCTCGACCACGCCGGGCACGTTCCGTCGCTGGGCATGAGCGCGGGCCACATCGATAAGGAAGCGGCCCTGTCGCTCAGGCGAGAGGCCGGACGGATCCACGTTCGCAGCGCCCCGCAGCGCGCGACCCGCGTCCCCCAGTTCGACCGCTACCGCAACGTCGTGAAGCGCGACGTTGGTCGGGCCGAACTCGGTGTTGTAGTCGTTCCGGTCCACGCCGAGCCGTTCCGCTGCACGACGGGCGATCGCAAGCTCTTCATAAGCCGCTTCCGCATCGTTCCGCCGGGCAGCTACCACGGCTAGTTGCAGGTGGAGGGCACCCCAGATCGAAAGCACTTCCGGCTCGCCTGCCTCCGCCCGATCCTCCAGAGCGGCAGCTGCTGTGGCGGCTGTCTGCTGTGCGCGATCGAGCCTCCGAGCAGCCTGAAAGACCAGCGTCAGGCGAAATGCTCCCTCTGCCATGAGGAGCGTGTCCCCGGATCGCTCGGCGGCACTGATCGCCCGGTCGGCGGCCACCCAAGCGGCGCCCGGCTCGGCCATCCTGGCGAGCACAGCAGCGCAGGCGTGGTAAGCCCGCGCGAGAGCCGCAAACACTGCCCGCTGTGCCTCACCCTCCGTCGTCCGCGCCGCAGTTTCCAGGTCCGGCAGCAGGCCCACCAACATCGCACCCACGTGGCTGAACTCGGAGGCGTGCGTGTACGTCCAAGCCTCAGCGACTCTGGCCGACAACTCATCAACGTCAGCCGGCTCGTGGCTCGCGCCGAGCACCGCCGCCAGGGCGTGACTGGAACTGAGCGCAAGGCCCAACTCGGTCGCGGCGGGTGGCTCCTCGTGAGCGGCAGCGACAACTGGCGCCTCAGGGGCCATCTCGGAAAGCGGCACCTCCAAGACGCCCGCAAGACGTTCAAGGACCGTCATCCGGTCGATCTTCCGCACGCCGCGCTCAACCTGGGATAGCCAGGTCTCCGAGCGATCAATCAAGCGGGCGAACTCCCGCTGGGACAGCCCACGACGTTGCCGATAGAAAGCGATCCGCCGACCGACGGCCCGCTCCGAGGGTGTGCCGTCACTCATGACCCACTCACGCCCTTGCTCCCGAGCGGGTCCAAGAACTCCACCCGGACGCCCGACAAGTACTGCTCGCGCTCCGACAGGAACCGCAGGGTGTGAGGCTGACGCTCGTGCGCGTCGAAGGCCGCACGGTCCCGATAGACCTCGTAGAAGACACGCGCCAACGGCTCACCTTCCACCAGATGCGTGGCGTACACGAGCGTGCCCGGCTCGTCTTGCTGAATGCCCGGCAGCGTCTCCGCGGCGAGCCGATCGAAGCCCGCCGCAGCATCCTCATCCTTGAGGTCAAAACGGACTACCAACGCGAACATGGGCAACCTCCTGGGTAGCGAGCCGCACTCTATGTACGCCATGGTACCGGCGATGCTGGGCATAGCTGCCTTGTCCCACCTGACGCTTGACGTTTCCGTCCCAGGACATGCTTTACGGGTGGCCTTGACCGTCGGAGGCGATCGGGATCAGCCTGGCCGCTACGTCCTCGTAGTCGCCAAAGCCACTGGTGGTTCGCAACATGCCGCGGGTCCGGTAGTAGGCGCGCAATGGCTCGACCTGCTTCTGGTAGTCCTCCTGGTAGTGCGAGTGCATCAGCAGGAGCTCCTGGCGTCGCTCGGCCCGCTGGGGGTCCAGTTCTATCTGGCGTTCTACCCGGCGGCGGACCGTGAGGCCGAGTTCGTCCTCCGTCAAGACAAGTTCAATCACCGTGTCGGGTACATGGCCGCTCTGCGCCAACAACTCCGCCTGACCGATCCTGCGCGGGTAGTTGCACAGCAGCCAGCCGCCGTCCACGTTGGCTAGGGCATCAGCGATGGCTTTCGTAGTCAGCTCGTCCGGGACAAGCTCCCCGGCCTGCATATGCCGGTTCATCTGTTCGCCTAGCGGCGTCCGCAGTTGCACGTGCTCGCGCCAGACATTGCCCGGGCTGATGACCTGTAGGCCGGTGGCGTCTGCCAGAACCGCCGCAGGGGAGGACAGGTCGACTACCGGCCCGCCGATGAGGGCAACGTTCGGCATGCGTGCTCCCATGTGCGAGTGGCGCCGAAGGGCGAAGCTAGCAGCACGCGTAAGCATCAGGTGGGACGTATGTGTAAAGCATCAGCCGCGACACGACAGATGCTGGGCATAGCTGGTTGCCGAATTGCCCTCTACAGAATCAAGGCGGCCCGCAAGCGGGCCGCGCCGGCCCGGCCCCGGCCTGCTGGCGACCTTCGGCCGGCATCGGCCGGGCCGGCCGGCCACGCTGACGGACTACACGATCAGAAGACCTCGGGGCTCCGCCCCGAACC
The nucleotide sequence above comes from Micromonospora sp. NBC_00389. Encoded proteins:
- a CDS encoding helix-turn-helix domain-containing protein, which gives rise to MSDGTPSERAVGRRIAFYRQRRGLSQREFARLIDRSETWLSQVERGVRKIDRMTVLERLAGVLEVPLSEMAPEAPVVAAAHEEPPAATELGLALSSSHALAAVLGASHEPADVDELSARVAEAWTYTHASEFSHVGAMLVGLLPDLETAARTTEGEAQRAVFAALARAYHACAAVLARMAEPGAAWVAADRAISAAERSGDTLLMAEGAFRLTLVFQAARRLDRAQQTAATAAAALEDRAEAGEPEVLSIWGALHLQLAVVAARRNDAEAAYEELAIARRAAERLGVDRNDYNTEFGPTNVALHDVAVAVELGDAGRALRGAANVDPSGLSPERQGRFLIDVARAHAQRRNVPGVVETLSRAVEVAPEQAPAHPLVQRLMTDMLRSDLADEPGLRELADRLGLS
- a CDS encoding putative quinol monooxygenase, which codes for MFALVVRFDLKDEDAAAGFDRLAAETLPGIQQDEPGTLVYATHLVEGEPLARVFYEVYRDRAAFDAHERQPHTLRFLSEREQYLSGVRVEFLDPLGSKGVSGS
- a CDS encoding nucleoside monophosphate kinase — its product is MPNVALIGGPVVDLSSPAAVLADATGLQVISPGNVWREHVQLRTPLGEQMNRHMQAGELVPDELTTKAIADALANVDGGWLLCNYPRRIGQAELLAQSGHVPDTVIELVLTEDELGLTVRRRVERQIELDPQRAERRQELLLMHSHYQEDYQKQVEPLRAYYRTRGMLRTTSGFGDYEDVAARLIPIASDGQGHP